A region from the Salminus brasiliensis chromosome 22, fSalBra1.hap2, whole genome shotgun sequence genome encodes:
- the samd14 gene encoding sterile alpha motif domain-containing protein 14 yields the protein MSSTPLAETEESVFDLTEAVPETERLDSSLQKAKAQLSIKTRRHRPSRSRLRDSLSSTDGDDSLDGKSFSSPPHSTYSPLHAPHRCSSPSTDLQLSSSSSSSPAWRDRAFTLDPFPETPERKGRYKHLLDTSSQETLLVTPSRINSLKPCSRSETSSPAHLRQGDHVHLHEEDHSLLRQRDHSQSEDDGHDVGSDEPGSPTVLLDKKTRRRFLDLGVTLRRTYGRVRKDRANRLSAQSREPERAEGRTSRSSGPPFVPFSWFSDRIRGSSSPKSSSQSLTKSPAKGSSQDEELDSSAGLLENRSRSSKPESSQPYRSLSEHSDEGCDSRGADSCHVRKKAILPFSTGGRDRTDKQNGVHSNKDSDQNGDGQKLLTT from the exons ATGTCGTCCACTCCGCTGGCCGAGACGGAAGAAAGCGTGTTCG ACCTGACGGAGGCAGTGCCCGAGACGGAGCGACTGGACAGCAGTCTGCAAAAAGCAAAAGCCCAGCTGTCAATCAAAACCAGAAGGCACCGGCCCTCCAGATCCCGCCTCCGAGACAGCCTGAGCTCGACAGATGGGGACGACAGTCTTGACGGAAAG AGCTTCAGCAGCCCTCCTCACAGCACCTACTCTCCTCTCCACGCACCCCACCGCTGCTCCTCGCCCTCCACTGACCTccagctctcctcctcctcctcttcttctcctgcaTGGAGGGACCGAGCCTTCACCCTAGACCCCTTCCCCGAGACTCCAGAGCGGAAAGGCCGGTACAAACATTTGCTGGACACCTCCTCTCAGGAGACCCTGCTGGTGACCCCATCCAGAATAAACTCCCTCAAACCCTGCAGCAGGTCTGAAACCTCGTCCCCAGCTCACCTGCGGCAGGGGGACCATGTCCACCTGCATGAGGAGGACCATTCCCTACTGCGCCAGAGGGACCACTCTCAGAGTGAAG ATGACGGGCATGACGTGGGTTCAGACGAGCCGGGCAGCCCAACGGTACTCCTGGACAAGAAGACCAGGAGGCGGTTCCTCGATCTGGG GGTCACTTTGCGCCGCACATATGGGAGGGTCAGGAAGGACCGAGCCAACAGGTTATCAGCACAGAGTCG ggagccagagagagcagaagGACGGACCTCGCGTTCCTCCGGACCACCGTTCGTGCCTTTCTCCTGGTTCAGCGACCGAATCCGAGGGTCCAGCTCCCCCAAATCCTCCAGCCAGTCTCTCACCAAGTCGCCGGCTAAG GGTTCCAGTCAGGACGAAGAGCTAGACTCGTCTGCTGGTCTTCTGGAAAACCGCAGCAGGTCCAGCAAACCCGAGTCCTCCCAGCCGTACCGCAGCCTGTCCGAGCACTCCGATGAG GGCTGTGACAGCAGGGGTGCGGACTCCTGTCACGTGAGGAAGAAGGCCATCCTGCCGTTTTCAACAGGTGGACGAGACAGGACAGACAAGCAGAACGGGGTGCACAGCAATAAGGACAGCGATCAAAATGGAGATGGACAAAAATTACTGACCACTTGA